The sequence GAATCGTTGCCGGTTCCATTGATGATCTGTTTTTCCACCATAGCAAACGCCGCGCGGATTGACTTGACAGCCTCACGGGCCATATAGGCAAGTTTTCCTTTCGAGTAACCGAGGGCAATCGCCTTGTCGCGCTCAAACGATGCGTCCAACACCTTGAGCGTGGCGGTAACCAGGGTTTCCTGTCCTGCGGCATTCGCGCGGCCAGTATTCACATCGCGGAACGCTGCGCCTGGTGCGACGGTTTCCTTCAGATACTTATGCAGCGTACCGTTGGAAGCTTCCTTTGCGAAAAGTGCGGCCAATACCGGCGCGCTTTCCAAAAGGTCGGAAACCTCGATGTCATCGAGATTCATATCGTTCATCTGGATCAATCCAGCGAGGGTGTTTGTGATTTCAGCCATTTTACTGCTCCTGCGCTATTGCGCTTTAATTTAGATTACTTCCGTTTGCCCGAAATGACCTCTTCCATAGAGATCTTCTTGCCTGTGTCCTCTCCGAACTCTGCCGGGTCGGCACCTTCTTCGCCCAGTTCGGCCACCTTGGCCTTGAGGGCTTTGTTTTCCACGGCGATGGCCGCGTAGTACGCTTCCTTCGCTTCGGCATATCCGCCGCCGGCTTTAAAGGCCGCTGCGGAAACCTCGGCGCCGAATTCATCCACGCTGCGCGCAAACTCTTCGGGGTCGATGGTTCTGGAAGGCTCCGCTTCCGACAGTTCGGATTCTTCGGCTTCGGGCTCTTCGGAAGGCTCTGCTTCCTCGGACTCTTCGGCTTCCGCTTCCTCGCTGGTGGTTTCTTCTTCGACAACTTCCACGGCTTCGGTCGCCTCGACCTCTTCCGTGGATTGCGTTTCTTCAAGTTCTTCGGCTTCGGTCGCAACTTCGGCAGAAGTGTCGTTTTCTGTGCTCATGCTTTGCTCCTGTTCGTTGCGATACGATAAGTACCGCTTCATGAATTCATCCATCTTGTCGCCATACTTGGCCATGGCTTCCAGCACCTCCGGCGAATTTTCGAGCAGGTCGAAAACGGCGGGGTTCTGGTCGAGAAAATCGGTAATCAATCCGGCTGGCGTTTCCTGGGCAAAGGCGGAAAACAGGCCATCGTTGGCGGCGGGTTCGTCCACGCAATCGCAGGCATGGAGCTTTTCGCATTCGACAAAGATTTCCTCGGAAAGCTCCTCGGCTTCATCCTCGGAAAGTCGGCTTCCATCTTCGCGGGTGTACCAGATTTCACACCCATACATACTTTCCCGAATGTGCCGATATGCTTTTTCACCATCCTGGGTTCTTCGATATGATTTACCCGGCGTAAACACGATCGAGGTGCCGAACATGTCGGCCTCGTTTTCCGCCATCGAAAGAATATAGGAATACAGATCGCCGTTGGGCGTCTCCTTGGCGCTGTTGCTTAGAAACAGATCCGCATAGCAGCAGTCAACCTTTGATCCATCGTCGCGGATAGTGGTGCCTTTGCTGAAATTCTTGAAGCGCCCGACAAAGGTGCCGAGGGCCGAGCTGCACATGTTGGGGTGACCAAAGCGCGCCTTGAGTCCTTGCTTGGTCTCGGAACCTTGCTTAACAAGGGTATCGATAAATTCGGAGTCGAGATGGACGCCATGCCCTCTTGCTTCGCCAACGGAACAAACCTTGACGCCGGCAATGATTCCTTTTTCATGATCCACCTCTGCGGGCTTGCTTTTTAAGTAGCCGGTATCAAACCATTTTTTACTCATTGCCGTCTCCTTCTTCCTGCCCCTTGGTCTCTTGCCCTGGATCGCCAATCGCAACGGAAACTTTGCGCTTTTCGATTTCGCGCTCTTCTTCTTCGAGTTCGCGGACAATCTTCCGCCAGTCGCCAAGGTTATATTTCTGACAAATGCGCTGGCGGCTCTGAATGCCACCGGCCACCGCTTTTAGTTCTGCTTCGATCTGGCTTTTGGGGTCGTACCAAGGCTGACCGGCGGGGATCCATTCCACTGCCCGCACCAATTCCCGCGCGTCGGTAATACCGGCGGCCTTCATCAGTTTCGCCACATCCGGCAACCGCGCCCATGCGGCCACCTTCCACGCGGTGTATTGATTCAGAAAACTTCTGATCGACTCGCGTTTCTGTCGGCAACTTTCCTCGTAGTCGTTGCGGTCGATGATCCGCGCAGAAAAAGAGGACTTCATCGAGTCATAGAACGTGTAGGGAATATCCAGCGCCAGCAGTCCGGCCCGAATCATCACTTCTGAAAAATCGAGGAAACCCGAGTTTGGCGTCTTGCTCTCGATGGTGTCCGCGCCTTCCCCAGGTTCCAGTCGCAGCAACTGAGGGCCATCCATGAAGTTGATTTCAGCTTCGCCCGCGTTCGCAGTGCCGGCACTCGCCGCCGTACCGAACTCGTCGCTGCCGATGTCGCCTTCCTGCTCGCCATCATCATTGATGCCGGTATCCTCTTCATCCAGTTTTTGACTGATCGCGATGCCGAACAGCGCATGCAGTTTGATCTTTAGCAGGGTGAAGTCCCAGTTCTCATAGAGGTCTTGAAAGGTGGTGATGGCCGTCGTCAGAGGACTGATCCCGCGCGTCTGATCGAACCGTTGGAAGTAACCATCAAAGATACAGTACTTCGCGTCCACCATGTGCGAGTAGACCAGATCACGATCAACGCGGTTGGTGATTGCATATTTCTTGACCGCGCCATATTGATCCAGCACCAGCCCATTGTCATTGAGCGTTTTCGGTCGGTTTTTTTTCGGGAAAGTCGCCGTGGCCCCCGCGATGCGATCGCCCTCGATAAACTGCAGGTTTCCGGTCTTCAGCATAACCGCAAGGGCATCGCCATCCGTTGCGCGGTGCGATTCCCACAAACGCAGAGCCCGACGACGGGAATGCCGCTTGCAAATGTCAAAGTTTTCCTTGCGGCCATGCCATTCGAAAAGCTGGTTGAGCTTTGCGTCCAGCGCATCGTTTCCTGTGCGGATTAACACATTGAAATCAGTCACATAATCCAAATGCTTGCGAACCATCCACGCCACCAGCGAAAGATTGCGCATCTGGTCGTGAACGGTGCCGGTCAGCTTGCGACGATCGCGCGGCTTTAGCATTGCGTCTTCGCTCATTGTCCGAGTGGCTGGGGCTTTGCGTTGCCCCTTGCTTTGGATCGCGTTATATTCCAGGCTGGTTTTTTTAGACATTATGCACCCGGAAAGTTTACGTTATTGAAAGTGTTTTGTCGGCGCTTGTTGCGGGCCAGCGAACGCTTCAGATCCTTCTCGCGCTGATACAGCGTGGAAAGATCGGCCATGGTGACGGTCTCGTCGCCCATGCGATAATTCTGGACGCCGCCCTCGATCGCCTTGATCGCCTCGCGCACGCTTCGCAACTGTTCCGCCGTTGTCATGCTTCTGAAAAAGCACGGCGCACAAAAAAAGCGCAATCCACAGATCGCGCTTTCAAATATTTCACTTTATTGGCGTTGAGAATTCAACCAACGTGACCCTTGACAGTCGTGATATGGTACATTCTAAACCTAACCAAGGGGGCATAGTGAAAGAATTCTGGAATACAACCGAATGCGGAACATGGCTGTTTAACCTAAAAATCGAAGACGAAGTTGGCCGGCTAACGGCAACGCGAATTACAGACGATGGATTTTCCTCGTTTGATGCCAAGCCCATTGAAGGCGAAAACGAAAAAGTGATCATTGCCGCCGCTGAGGTTGCTGCCAAGGAAAAGGCTGGTACAGAAATTTTGCTGGTCACGATTAATGCGGCAAATCAAAAACCATACGCCATCCTAAAAAATGGCAAGATCGCAGCAAATCCTGTACTAGCAGCCAGCGAAGACGAGGCACTCGATCAAGCCTACGAACTGCTTCAACCAGGCCTACCACAAAAGGCATCGCACGCCCCCGGAGATTCTCCGGACTGGCAAAGCGCAATTACTGTCGCAAGAATAACGAGCTAGTACGGCATCAGCCCCGTCTTGCTACCCAGATTCACCAGCTCGCACTTGCGCCGAAGCGCGTGCCGCTCAAACAGCAAAAACCAGATATGCAGCATGTCGTTGCTGAAGCGCAGGGGATCGGCGTTGCCACTGCCATAGAACGTATTGGCCGAGCCCTTGGGATAGTCCATCGAACAGCCGACAAACGAAATTTCGTCCGGTTCGAGCTCGCCGAGGATCCAATACGCGGCATTGAAAAACATGGTGGCCCCGATGCCGAGCTCCTGCCGGCCAAAGCGTTCGCGCTGGATGTCGCCGTCGTATTCTTGGTAGCTGATCGGCTCCACATGCGCCGGCAGTGTACGCACAAAACCCATGTACTTTTTCAGCCACGACGAATAGCTCTTTTCGGTCGAATATTCCATGTGCTTCAGCCGAATCTTTTCACGCAACAACCCCAATGCCTTAGCTTCATTCATGATAATCACCTCGGTTTAATACACGACACATGTCGCTCAATCATTGTTCGATTTACGGATCTCATCCATGCTATGCGCCCATTTAATTGCCTCACCTAGTTTAAGCCTGAGTTCTTCAGCCGCCTTCAGCGTGAATTTTTCAGTCCCGTGGCGAGAAACGATCCCGATAGGGAACTGAGCGTCATATCTTTTTGTAACGTCTATATTCATTTTAACCTCCAATCGAACCAGAACATTGAGCGTACTGTGAAAACGCCTGATTCCTTGTTTGTAGCTTGAGCGCACAGCCGCTCATGTTAATCGTTGGATTAATCGTCGTAATCTGGATTTTTATCCATCCAGCGTTGAGCTGCGGCAGCCATGACCGCAGTGTTTTCTACATATTGCGCGAGGCGACTTTCGACCTGCTTGTTGTATTCCAGCATTTGTTCTTTCATTTCATCCCGTCCCTTTTTCGATGCTAGGTGACAGAGAAAAGCTCCAACACAAACACCAACCGAAAACATGATTCCAGCGGCAAACGCATTCAGTACATTAAACATTTTTCATTCTCCTTATGTTTTTAATAAAAATCCAACCAGTTGCTAGAGCGCGACGCGGGCCGACGCTCGTTTTTAATGCAGCGTTACTTTCCCGCGCCGCTCACCATTTCGTTAGCCGTATGTATTCTTAATCCACGTTTCCCAGTCAAAGCCGCAGTCGCAGACTTCTTGCGAGAGGTCACATTCAGGGCAATGCGGAAATTTGATTTCAACCTTTGTTCCAATCGGCAAATGTTTTGGGTCGATAGTCCAAGGTTCTTCTGTCGTGTCATCTTGCATATCTCCGTTGCAGAAACCCCAGAGCACAGGCTTAATTTCATCACCTGAGTCTCCGTTGTAGCAATCGGCTTTCACCTCAAACACGCAGTCATTTTGGAAGTATGTCGGTTCTTTCATGTGTTCACCTTTCTGTTAATTATTCGGCTAACCATGGGCTTGAGTTTACCCGGACAACGCCGGTTTTAAATTTCGAGTTTATTTCCCGGGCAACTCAGCCCGGTCGTTCGCCTAATCACGCGGGAGCCCAAGGTCTGCCCCGCAAACACGACATTCCATATCGCAATCATCAACCGACCAGCGGGACGTGTGCCCTCCGTTAAAAATACAGATAAGCCCCCCGAAGATCCGGCGAACAAGCGGCATCAGCCTACGCAATACCCCGCGCAATGCCCCGCGCAATGCCCCGCGCAGTTTCCAGAATTTGTGTCCATACTTCATATCACTCTCCGATTTCCTTGCGAGGCTGTCCCGTAACGTTGGGCTGGGAAGGAATTAAACCGACCCAGCCGTAACAAACCTTAAACCGTGTGCGTCCCTTCAACGCCTCGCCGCATCCGCTCAATCGTTCGCTGTTGAAGCCAGTGTTGCGCCTCTTCGATGTGAGTCAGTGCACAGGCATTCGCCTTGCACGCATACGGCCCAGCCTGAAACGAGCGCAGACGATCTGCAACGATTTCCAAAAGGACTTCTTGCGTAATCCCGTTCACTCCGATTTCTGGGATAGGGCCATTTTGGAATACAATTTCCACTCTCGTTTGTTCGTTCCGCTGGCCGTCTGTGGCGGATGGATTGAGTTGCATATCCATTCCATAGATTACATACAGATGGTTTGCACCTCCGGCACCCGGCGCGTCTTGAACCTCAATATCAAGAGTGTCGTTTGCCGGGTTTACTTTGTGTCCGTTCAGTTTTCTAACTGGTGTATTCATTGTGTTTTCTCCGTCCGGCTTTGTTGTCTTGCTGCGCCACCGGGAGCCCAACAAGAATTTAGAGCGTACGGCTTAACTCTTTCGCCACGCATCAATAGCCGCCTTTTTCGTTGGATATTGCTTCATCCCTTTTGAGGCACGGTCATAGGTTCCGACATTGCCACGGTTTTCGTGTTTCCCTCTCAGGTTGTGTATTTTTTCAAAAGCCATAATCTTAAAATTGAACCAGCGAGTAGAGTTCGACGCGGCACGACGCTCAAAATCCGATCAACGCCCATCGCCGCGCGTCTCACTCGTAACGTAAAACTAATGCGCGGGCAGGACTCGAACCCGCCGACCTGATTGGCCTCTTCCTGCCGCGCTTAAACATTATTTCTTCGTCGCGCAATGGCAGCACGTGCCGACACCATCGGCATCCCACATTGAAGCCAGGCGGCCACAGCCGCACTTGACCGCGCGCGCCTTAATTGGAACCTTCACGACCAGATGCTGACCGCATGCGCAGCAATAGCGGCAAAATATGACGCCGTCAAAATTATGATCGGGCGTGGCCTGGTGCATACGCGGATCCCGGCGCGTCTCGCCCTCGAGCGCCTTGGCCGGATCGATGGCTTTGCCACACGTGCAAGCCATCGGTAGGCACACCTTCGCGCCCGTGTTGCGGTAGGGCTTGAGGTTGCCGGCCAGCGCCTGCTTCAGCTGCGCCACGTTCCATGAATCGGAAAAGGCAATGCCTTGCTTGCGGCATTCATCGCGCAGCGCCTTCCGCTGGCCGCCGCTCCGAGGTGATGGTCGCTTGCCGTCCAGAGCCGCCTGCAGCTCCTTCGATCCCCAGCGCGTGGCATACTTGATCCCGCGCTCCTCACACTGCCGCTGAAGCAGTTGTTTCTTCGTCTGGTAGTTACCGCGTTTAACGCCCATGGTTTTGCTCCTGGTTGAATCCTCGTTTAAACAAAATTCGCCAACTGGCTTTAAGTCGTTCACGAAATGGCAAACAACAAAGCCGATTGAAAAAGGTTGAATACTGCACCTTGATTTCACGCCGCACCGCCTGCCCGACCTTCCTGCTATGCTTTCCCATTTTTACTCCTTGGTTTGAGTTCAAAGCGTTCGATCCAATCTTCGATTGTGCGCGTCCATGGAGTGGATTCGCGGAAGAGATCGGCAGAA is a genomic window of Pontiella desulfatans containing:
- a CDS encoding phage portal protein; the protein is MSKKTSLEYNAIQSKGQRKAPATRTMSEDAMLKPRDRRKLTGTVHDQMRNLSLVAWMVRKHLDYVTDFNVLIRTGNDALDAKLNQLFEWHGRKENFDICKRHSRRRALRLWESHRATDGDALAVMLKTGNLQFIEGDRIAGATATFPKKNRPKTLNDNGLVLDQYGAVKKYAITNRVDRDLVYSHMVDAKYCIFDGYFQRFDQTRGISPLTTAITTFQDLYENWDFTLLKIKLHALFGIAISQKLDEEDTGINDDGEQEGDIGSDEFGTAASAGTANAGEAEINFMDGPQLLRLEPGEGADTIESKTPNSGFLDFSEVMIRAGLLALDIPYTFYDSMKSSFSARIIDRNDYEESCRQKRESIRSFLNQYTAWKVAAWARLPDVAKLMKAAGITDARELVRAVEWIPAGQPWYDPKSQIEAELKAVAGGIQSRQRICQKYNLGDWRKIVRELEEEEREIEKRKVSVAIGDPGQETKGQEEGDGNE
- a CDS encoding ABC transporter ATPase — translated: MNTPVRKLNGHKVNPANDTLDIEVQDAPGAGGANHLYVIYGMDMQLNPSATDGQRNEQTRVEIVFQNGPIPEIGVNGITQEVLLEIVADRLRSFQAGPYACKANACALTHIEEAQHWLQQRTIERMRRGVEGTHTV